From Rhodococcus sp. B7740:
TGCCCGAACCGACATCAGCTGTTGGTACCGCTCCGCGTCGTCGCAGCGGCTCGGCAGTATTGCCGATCAGACACTTGTCGGCACCGAACGGGTGTCGACGACCGATTCAGAGTGCGTATGTGCCTAGCCAGTAGCGCTATTCGGCCTGAGCCGAAGGTGTGTCCGGTCATGCCGAGTAGCTGTGGGTAGGAGCGGACGGTCGCGTCCGGATCTGCAGCGGCGATGACGAGGTGGTCGAGGGATTCGATCTGCATGGGTGGCCTCTCGTTCGGAGTCGATGGGTCAGATGAGATGTCGAGCGCGTGCAGCTTCGGTGAGTTCGTCCCCGAAAGTCGTGGTGCGCCAGGGCGATCAGCGACTGTGCGCGTTGCGTGGACGACAGTCCCTTGAGATCGACGGTTCCGTATTCGGTGGCGACCCAGTGGACGTCGTTGCGCGTTCTGGTGACCGGACCCAAGAGCTTCGGGACGATTGCTCGCTGTGCCCGATTATCGAGAACTTCGTCGGTCACCTCAAAGAAGAGA
This genomic window contains:
- a CDS encoding acetyl-CoA hydrolase/transferase C-terminal domain-containing protein gives rise to the protein MKHLFFEVTDEVLDNRAQRAIVPKLLGPVTRTRNDVHWVATEYGTVDLKGLSSTQRAQSLIALAHHDFRGRTHRSCTRSTSHLTHRLRTRGHPCRSNPSTTSSSPLQIRTRPSAPTHSYSA